The Microbacterium sulfonylureivorans region AGGCCGCGCTCGATCGAGATGTGGCGCAGGTACGCGTCCACCGCCCTCTCAAGCCGCATCTGAGACCTCCGCGCGCCCCATGTCAGTCCTGGGCGGCCTCCGCGCGCCGCAGCCGCTCCGCGGCGGCCAGCACGCCGACGGCGAGGATGCCGTTGCGCAGCCGGCCCGCGAGCACGCCGTCGACGGCTTCGGTGAGCGGCACCCACTCCACGCGGATGTCGGCCTCCTCGTCCTCGCGGGCATGGGGCTCGCCGACGGGCGTGAGATGGCGGGCGAGGAAGAGGTGCACGACCTCGTCGTTGCCGCCGGGCGTGGTGAAGATGCTGACGAGCGGCTCCCACGACGCCGCGTGCAGGTCGGCCTCCTCGACGAGTTCGCGTCGGGCGGTCTCCAGCGGTGACTCGCCGTCGACGTCGAGCAGGCCAGCCGGCACCTCCCAGTCGCAGTGGCGGATCGGATGCCGGTACTGCTGGATCAGCAGGACGCGGTCATCGGCGTCGACGGCGACGATCGCCGCGGCGCCCGGGTGATCGACGTACTGGCGCACGATCTCGCCGCCGTTGTAGGCGACGGTGTCACTGCGGACATCCCACACCCGACCCTCGTAGACGAGGTCGCTCGCGACGACGTCGAACTCGGCCGCCTCGTCGGCGAGCCGGGCGTCCGGGCGGGCCTCAGCCATTCTCGACGTCGAACAGCTCGCTCGCGCTGTGACGCTCGACGGCGGCGGCGACGAGCCCGCGGAACAGCGGGTTCGCGTCGGTCGGCCGCGAGCGCAGCTCCGGGTGCGCCTGCGTGGCGATGTAGTACGGGTGCACCTCTCGGGGAAGCTCGACGTACTCCACGAGGTTGCGGTCGGGGGACAGCCCCGAGAACACGAGACCGGCCGCGGCGATCTGGTCGCGATAGCGGTTGTTCACCTCGTACCGGTGGCGATGACGCTCGGACGCCTGCGTCGAGCCGTACACCTCGGCGGCGATCGACCCCTCCGCGAGGTCGGCCGGGTACAGGCCGAGGCGCATGGTGCCGCCCATGTCGCCGCTCTCGAGGATGTCGACCTGCTCCTCCATCGTGGCGATGACCGGCGCAGTCGTGTCGGGGTCGAACTCGCTCGACGAGGCATCCTCGATGCCGGCGACGTGACGGGCGTACTCGATGACGATGCACTGGAGGCCGAGGCAGATTCCGAGGGTCGGGATGCCCTGCTCGCGCGCGAACTTCAGCGCGCCGATCTTGCCTTCGATGCCGCGGATGCCGAATCCGCCCGGGATCACGATCCCGTCGAGCGGGGCCAGCGCCCGTTCGGCTCCCTCCGGCGTCTCGCACTCGTCGGACGGGATCCAGCGGATCTTCACCTGCGTCTCCTGCGCGAAGCCGCCGGCCTTGAGCGCCTCGGTGACCGACAGGTAGGCATCCGGCAGGTCGATGTACTTGCCGACGAGTCCGATCGTGACCTCGTGCTTCGGGTTGTGCACGGCCTGCAGCACGCGCTCCCAGCGCGACCAGTCCACGGCGGCGGCCTTGCTCAGACCGAGCGCGCGCACGATGTAGTCGTCGAGGCCCTGCTCGTTGAGCATCGTCGGGATCTCGTAGATGCTCGGCACGTCGACCGCGTTCACGACAGCGCCCTCGTCGACGTCGCACATGAGCGCGATCTTGCGCTTGTTGGACTCGGTCACCGGCCGGTCGCTGCGGAGCACCAGCGCGTCGGGCTGGATTCCGATGGAGCGGAGGGCCGCCACCGAATGCTGCGTCGGCTTCGTCTTCTGCTCACCCGACGCGCCCATGAAGGGCACCAGCGACACATGCACGAAGAACACGTTCTGCCGGCCGAGCTCGTGGCGGATCTGTCGCGCGGCTTCGATGAACGGCTGCGACTCGATGTCGCCGACCGTGCCGCCGATCTCGGTGATGATGACGTCCGGCTTCGGGCTCTCGTCCGCCTGCAGGCGCATGCGGCGCTTGATCTCGTCGGTGATGTGCGGGATGACCTGCACGGTGTCGCCGAGGTACTCGCCGCGACGCTCGCGCGCGATCACCTGCGAGTAGATCTGGCCCGTGGTGACGTTCGCGGCCTGGCTCAGCTCGATGTCGAGGAAGCGCTCATAGTGGCCGATGTCGAGGTCTGTCTCGGCCCCGTCGTCGGTCACGAAGACCTCGCCGTGCTGGAACGGGTTCATCGTCCCGGGATCGACGTTGAGGTAGGGGTCGAGCTTCTGCATGACGACGCGCAGGCCGCGGGCGGTGAGCAGGTTTCCCAGGCTGGCGGCCGTGAGGCCCTTGCCCAACGAGGAAACGACACCCCCGGTCACGAAGATGTGCCTGGTGGTGTCGTTCGAAGTGTCGCCGCGGAAAGAATCAGAAGTCTGCATCACGGGCTTTTATCCTATCCCACGTCGGTGACGGCAAGCTGAGCAAACGCACACGTGTCGTCCTCGTTTCCGATCAGACGGCCTCGGCGCGAAGGCCGAGAAGCTCACGGGCATGGGTGAGCGCGGCGTCCGAGTCGGGCATTCCCGAGAGCAGACGCGCCATCTCGGCTTCGCGATCGGCTCCCTCGAGCCTGCGGACGTCGGATGCCGTCACCGAGCCGTCGCCGGCCTTCACCACCGTCAGATGATTGGTGGCGAACGCCGCCACCTGGGCGAGATGGGTGACCGCGATGACCTGCGACGACTGGGCGAGCCGGGCGAGCCGCCGACCGACCTCGATCGCCGCCGCGCCGCCGATGCCGGCATCCACCTCGTCGAACACGAACGTCGGAACAGGGTCGACACCGGCGATGACGACCTCGATCGCGAGCATCACCCGACTGAGCTCACCGCCGGACGCCCCGCGCGAGACCGCACGCGGATCCGCGCCCTTGTGCGGGGCGAGCAGGATCGCCACGTCGTCGCGGCCGGCGGCCGTCTCAGCACCGGGCGACACCGCGACCGACAGTCGCGCATCGGGCATCGCCAGGGCGTGCAGCTCGTGCGTGACGGCCGATCCCAGTCGCGCGGCGGCGGCGGTGCGGGCGGCGGTGAGCGTCGCGGCGGCCTCGTCGAGAGCGGATGCCGCGGCATCCCTCTCCTCCGCCAGCCGCTCGACGCGCTCGCCGTCGTCGTCGAGCTCGGCCAGTCGGGCGGAACCGGTGTCGAGCAGGTCGATCGCGTCGTCGAGGCTCCCGTGCGCGCGGATGAGCGTCGACAGCACCGCGCGCCGCTCCTCGACGGCGGCGAGCTCGTGCGGACCCGTCTCGTCGAGGTCGGCGAGGTATCCGGCCAGCGCCGCGGCGAGATCGGACGCGCGATACCCGAGGTCGGCCACCTGACCCGCGAGTTCTTCGAGGACGGGGTCGTGTGCCCGCTCGAGCGCCCGTCGTGCCTCCGCGAGGAGGGAGGAGGCATCCGGAGCGTCACCCTCACCTGAGAGCGCATCGTGAGCCGTCGCCGCGGCGATGCGGAGCTCCTCGGCGTTGGCGAGTCGCTCGGCGCGGACGGAGAGCTCGGCGTCCTCCCCCGGCAGCGGTGCGGCCTGCTTGATGTCGGCCAGCTGCGCGCGCAGTTCATCGGCCTCTCGGGCTCGCTCGTCGCGGGCGGTGGTGAGCTCCGTGAGCTCGCGGTCGGCGGCTCGCCACCGCTCGTACGCATCGCGGTAGATCGCCTTCGCCGCCTGGACCGGATCGCCGCCGAAGCGGTCGAGCGCGTCGCGCTGCGCGGCGGTGGTGCGCAGCCGCAGCTGATCGGACTGACCGTGCACCACGACGAGGTCGTCGGCGAGATCGGCGAGCACGCCCGCGGGGGCGGAACGCCCGCCCACCGAGGCGCGTCCGCGACCCTCACTCGAGATCGAGCGTCCGACGAAGAGCTCGGCCGTGCCGTCGCCGAGCGGCTCGACGTCGCCTCCGGCCTCGCGGACGCGCGCGGCCACGGCCCCCGACTCGGGCACGATCCACACGCCGTCGACCGTGGCCTGCGATGCTCCCGCGCGCACGGCGCCCGAGTCGGCGCGCTGGCCGAGAAGGAGCCCGAGCCCGGTCACCACCATCGTCTTGCCCGCCCCGGTCTCGCCCGTGATGGCCGTGAATCCGGGACCGATCGGCAGCGTCGCCTCCGCGATGACGCCCAGGTCGCGCAGACGCATCTCCTCGATCACGGCGTCGTCCCGGTGATCGCGGCGGGCCCCCGCCAGCCGTCGACCGGCAGTCGGAACTTTCGCACCAGACGGTCGGTGAACGATGCCGGGTGCAGGCGCGCCAGGCGGACGGGACGATCGGATCGCCGCACCACGACGCGCGCGCCCGGCGGCAGATCGTGCGAACGACGGCCGTCGCACCACAGGATGCCGACGCCGTTGGTGCGCTCGAGCACCTCGATGGCGACCGCGTGCTCGGGACCGACGACCAGCGGCTTGGCGAAGAGCGCGTGCGCCGACAGCGGCACCACCGAGATCGCGTCGACCGTCGGCCAGATGACCGGTCCGCCGGCCGAGAAGTTGTAGGCCGTCGATCCGGTCGGCGTCGAGACCACGACCCCGTCACACCCGAAGCTCGACAGCGGACGCCCGTCGACCTCGATCACCACCTCGAGCATGCGCTCACGGCTCGCCTTCTCGACGGTGGCCTCGTTGAGCGCCCACGTCTCGTAGATGACCGAGTCGGAGGAGTCCTTCACGCGCACCTGGAGGGCGAGGCGCTCCTCGACCTCGTAGTCGTGATCGATCGCACGGCGCACGGCGTCGTCCATGTCGTCGCGCTCGATCTCTGCGAGGAAGCCGACGTGCCCCATGTTGATGCCGAGCACCGGCGCGGTGCCGTCGCGCACGAGTTCGGCCGCGCGGAGGATGGTGCCGTCGCCGCCCAGCACGATCGCCAGTTCGATGTCGCGCACGGCCACGTCGTCGCCGAGCACCTTGACATCGCCGAGCGACGGCCTCACGGCCGACAGCTCGTCGCGGTCCTCGGCGGCGAGCACGGGCTGGGCCCCGCCCGCGCGCAGCGCGGCCACGACACGCTCGGCGGCGAACACGGTGTCGTCGCGGTGGGCGTGGGCGACGACGAGGATGCTGCGCTCGGCGCGTGCGTCGGTGCTGGTCATCGGCTCCCCGCCAGTCGGTTCACGGTGCTCAACCATTCTGTCGGATTGCTCCCGCGGCCCGGCGCGAGGTGCGCGATGTACTCGGAATTCCCGTGCGTGCCCAGGATCGGGGAGGAGACGACGCCGCAGGTGCCGAGTCCGGCGTCCCACGCCGCCCACAGCACGCCGGCGACCGCGTCCGCCCGGAGATCGGGGTTGGTCACGAGACCGCCCTTGACGGCGGTGCGGCCGACCTCGAACTGGGGCTTGACGAGCAGGACGAGGTCGGCGTCGTCGGCCGCCACAGCCAGCGCCGCGGGCAGGACGTGCGAGAGCGAGATGAAGGAGAGGTCTCCGGTGATCACCGACGGCCGCCCGGCGATCCCGCTCTGTTCGGCGAGCGACTCCGGGGTCATGTGCCGGACATTGAATCCCTCGATCGAGATCACGCCGGGGTCGTCTGCGACGGATGCCGCGAGCTGGCCGTGACCGACATCCACCGCGATGACGGGCTCGGCGCCGCGTTCGCGGAGGACCTGCGTGAAGCCCCCGGTCGACGCGCCCATATCGAGCGCGAGGCGACCCGAGACATCGACGCCGAACGCGTCGAGGCCGGCGATGAGCTTGTGTGCGGCGCGGCTGACGTAGTGATCGGTCCCCGCGACCTCGATCACGGCGGAGTCGGCGACGGCGGTCGAAGCCTTGACGACCGTCGTGCCGTCGACGGACACGAGCCCCTCGGAGATCAGGGTCGCCGCGTGGGTGCGGGAGCGCGCGAGTCCCCGAGCGGCCAGCGCTGCGTCGAGGCGAGCG contains the following coding sequences:
- a CDS encoding NUDIX domain-containing protein, giving the protein MAEARPDARLADEAAEFDVVASDLVYEGRVWDVRSDTVAYNGGEIVRQYVDHPGAAAIVAVDADDRVLLIQQYRHPIRHCDWEVPAGLLDVDGESPLETARRELVEEADLHAASWEPLVSIFTTPGGNDEVVHLFLARHLTPVGEPHAREDEEADIRVEWVPLTEAVDGVLAGRLRNGILAVGVLAAAERLRRAEAAQD
- a CDS encoding CTP synthase, producing MQTSDSFRGDTSNDTTRHIFVTGGVVSSLGKGLTAASLGNLLTARGLRVVMQKLDPYLNVDPGTMNPFQHGEVFVTDDGAETDLDIGHYERFLDIELSQAANVTTGQIYSQVIARERRGEYLGDTVQVIPHITDEIKRRMRLQADESPKPDVIITEIGGTVGDIESQPFIEAARQIRHELGRQNVFFVHVSLVPFMGASGEQKTKPTQHSVAALRSIGIQPDALVLRSDRPVTESNKRKIALMCDVDEGAVVNAVDVPSIYEIPTMLNEQGLDDYIVRALGLSKAAAVDWSRWERVLQAVHNPKHEVTIGLVGKYIDLPDAYLSVTEALKAGGFAQETQVKIRWIPSDECETPEGAERALAPLDGIVIPGGFGIRGIEGKIGALKFAREQGIPTLGICLGLQCIVIEYARHVAGIEDASSSEFDPDTTAPVIATMEEQVDILESGDMGGTMRLGLYPADLAEGSIAAEVYGSTQASERHRHRYEVNNRYRDQIAAAGLVFSGLSPDRNLVEYVELPREVHPYYIATQAHPELRSRPTDANPLFRGLVAAAVERHSASELFDVENG
- the recN gene encoding DNA repair protein RecN, whose product is MIEEMRLRDLGVIAEATLPIGPGFTAITGETGAGKTMVVTGLGLLLGQRADSGAVRAGASQATVDGVWIVPESGAVAARVREAGGDVEPLGDGTAELFVGRSISSEGRGRASVGGRSAPAGVLADLADDLVVVHGQSDQLRLRTTAAQRDALDRFGGDPVQAAKAIYRDAYERWRAADRELTELTTARDERAREADELRAQLADIKQAAPLPGEDAELSVRAERLANAEELRIAAATAHDALSGEGDAPDASSLLAEARRALERAHDPVLEELAGQVADLGYRASDLAAALAGYLADLDETGPHELAAVEERRAVLSTLIRAHGSLDDAIDLLDTGSARLAELDDDGERVERLAEERDAAASALDEAAATLTAARTAAAARLGSAVTHELHALAMPDARLSVAVSPGAETAAGRDDVAILLAPHKGADPRAVSRGASGGELSRVMLAIEVVIAGVDPVPTFVFDEVDAGIGGAAAIEVGRRLARLAQSSQVIAVTHLAQVAAFATNHLTVVKAGDGSVTASDVRRLEGADREAEMARLLSGMPDSDAALTHARELLGLRAEAV
- a CDS encoding NAD kinase, whose protein sequence is MTSTDARAERSILVVAHAHRDDTVFAAERVVAALRAGGAQPVLAAEDRDELSAVRPSLGDVKVLGDDVAVRDIELAIVLGGDGTILRAAELVRDGTAPVLGINMGHVGFLAEIERDDMDDAVRRAIDHDYEVEERLALQVRVKDSSDSVIYETWALNEATVEKASRERMLEVVIEVDGRPLSSFGCDGVVVSTPTGSTAYNFSAGGPVIWPTVDAISVVPLSAHALFAKPLVVGPEHAVAIEVLERTNGVGILWCDGRRSHDLPPGARVVVRRSDRPVRLARLHPASFTDRLVRKFRLPVDGWRGPAAITGTTP
- a CDS encoding TlyA family RNA methyltransferase; this encodes MTARLDAALAARGLARSRTHAATLISEGLVSVDGTTVVKASTAVADSAVIEVAGTDHYVSRAAHKLIAGLDAFGVDVSGRLALDMGASTGGFTQVLRERGAEPVIAVDVGHGQLAASVADDPGVISIEGFNVRHMTPESLAEQSGIAGRPSVITGDLSFISLSHVLPAALAVAADDADLVLLVKPQFEVGRTAVKGGLVTNPDLRADAVAGVLWAAWDAGLGTCGVVSSPILGTHGNSEYIAHLAPGRGSNPTEWLSTVNRLAGSR